The Pseudomonas fulva 12-X sequence AGCCGACTAGGGTTCCGGTTCGCCAGTAACGGCGGATGACTGGTCCGAGAGTTGGCGACCTCCTCGAGAGGTTACACGGCGGGACAAAAGCCCGGGAGAACGCGCCCCAGCCATGGGACATGCCGCGCACTCCTGCCCGCCCTTTCTCGAACTGGAGGTCCCTATGCGCAAGCCCCGTCTCTTCTCCGTTCTCGCCGCCGGTCTCGTGGCAGTCCTCACGCTCAACGCTCAGGCTGCGCAAAAGGACAGCTTCAGTGTGTGCTGGACCATCTACGCCGGCTGGATGCCTTGGGAATACGGCGACGCTCAAGGCATCGTCGACAAGTGGGCCAAGAAATACGGCATTTCCATCGACGTGGTGCAGGTCAACGACTACGTCGAGTCGATCAACCAGTACAGCGCCGGCCAATTCGACGGCTGCACCATGACCAACATGGACGCCCTGACCATTCCCGCCGCCGGTGGCGTGGACAGCACCGCGCTGATCGTTGGCGACTTCTCCAATGGCAACGACGGCGTCGTGCTCAAGGGCGAGAAGAAGACCCTTGCCGACCTCAAGGGCCAGAACGTCAACCTGGTCGAGCTCTCGGTTTCCCACTACCTGCTCGCTCGCGGCCTGGAAAAAGCCGGCTTGAGCGAGCGCGATCTCAAGGTGGTGAATACCTCGGATGCCGATATGGTCGCTGCCTTCGCCACTCCGGACGTCACCGCCGTGACTACCTGGAACCCGCTGCTGGCCGAGATCGAAGCGACACCGGGCGTGACCAAGGTGTTCGACTCCAGCCAGATCCCGGGCGAGATCATCGACCTGATGGTACTCAACAACGACACCCTCAAGGACAACCCTGCCCTGGGCAAGGCGTTGACCGGCGCCTGGTACGAAATCATGGCGACCATGGCCGACAGCGGCGCAGCCGGCAAGACCGCCCGCGAGCACATGGCCAAGGCCTCGGGCACTGACCTGAAGAACTATGAAGCGCAGCTCGCCACCACCAACATGTTCTACAGCGCCAAGGACGCCGTGGCTTTCACCAAGAGCCCTCGCCTGCCGGAAACCATGAGCAAGGTCGCGGCGTTCTCCTTCGATCACGGCCTGCTCGGCGAAGGTGCGCAAAGCGCTGACGCCATCGGCATGAGCTTCGCTGGCGACGTGACCACTGGCGATCAGGGCAACCTCAAGCTGCGCTTCGACCCGACCTACATGCAGATGGCCGCCGACGGCCAGCTCTAGGGGCTGATCGTCCCCACGCCCGGCGTGGGGACGCGTCTCGACTCAGCCATCGCCAACGAGAGTTCTATGCGCCTGATCAACCGACATCCCGACCGGGCCGGCCGCCTGCTGCTGGTGTTGCTGCCCTTCGCCCTGTTGCTGTTCGCCTACTTCGCGGGCTCTGCGCAGCGCCTGGCCGACAACCCCAACGACAAGCTGCTGCCCAGCGCCAGCCAGATGATCGCGGCTGTCGACCGCCTGGCCTTCACCGAAGACAAGCGCACCGGCGAATACGCCTTCTGGCAGGACACCAGCTCGAGCCTCACCCGCCTGGGCACCGGCATCGGCATCGCTGCCGTGGTCGGCCTGTGCCTGGGTATCGCCGCAGGCATCCTGCCGCTGTTCGGTGCGCCGCTGTCGCCTCTGCTTACCGTGCTGTCGATGGTGCCGCCGCTGGCGATCCTGCCGATCCTGTTCATCGTCTTCGGTCTGGGCGAGCTGTCAAAGGTGATGCTGATCGTCATCGGCATCACCCCGATCCTGGCTCGTGATCTTGAGCAGCGTGCTCGTGAAATCCCCCAGGAGCTGCTGATCAAGGCCCAGACCCTGGGCGCCAGCACCTGGACGCTGATCCTGCGCGTGGTACTGCCGCAATTGCTGCCACGCCTGCTGATCGCACTGCGTCTGGTGTTGGGTTCGGCCTGGCTGTTCCTGATCGCCGCCGAAGCCATCGCCAGCACCGACGGCCTGGGCTACCGCATCTTTCTGGTCCGTCGCTACATGGCCATGGACGTGATCCTGCCGTACGTGGTGTGGATCACCTTGCTCGCCTGGCTGATGGATCTGGGCCTGCGCCAGCTCACCCGGCTGTGCTTTCCGTGGTACGAGGGGGCCAAGGTATGACCCGTAAAGACCGTAGCGCAGCAGGCGCCTTCATCGAGGTCAAGAATGTTTGGCAACGCTATGGCGACCAGACCGTTCTCGAGCGCCTGAATCTGTCCATCACCGAAGGTGAGTTCTGCACCCTGGTCGGCGCTTCCGGCTGCGGCAAGTCGACCTTCCTGCGCCTGCTGCTGGGCCAGGAGCGGCCCAGCAAGGGCGAGATCCTGCTCGACGGCAAACCGCTGGCCGGTGAGCCAGATGCCAGTCGCGGCGTGGTGTTCCAGCGCTACTCGGTGTTCCCGCACCTGAGCGTGCTGGATAACGTCGCCATCGGCCTGGAGCTGCCGCGCTCCGCCCTGCTCGGCCGGTTGTTCGGCAGCGCCAAGCGCGCCGCTCGCGAACAGGCCGCCGAGCTGTTGAAAAAAGTTGGTCTCGGCCATGCCCTGGACAAATACCCCAGCCAGCTCTCCGGTGGCATGCAGCAACGCCTGGCGATTGCCCAGGCGCTGATCATGAAACCGCGGGTGCTGCTGCTCGATGAACCCTTCGGCGCGCTGGACCCCGGTATCCGCAAGGACATGCATGCCCTGCTGCTGGAGCTGTGGCGCGAAACCGGCCTGACCGTGTTCATGGTCACCCATGACCTGTCCGAAGGCTTCAGCCTCGGCACCCGCCTGATGGTGTTCGACAAGACCCGCATCGACCCGCATGCGCCGAATGCCTTCGGTGCGCGCATCACCTACGACATCCCGCTCAACGAAGACCGCCGTACCGCCCGTGCCGCGCTCGACACGCTGCCGCCCCATGTAACCGGCGGCCTGCCAACTGCCCAACAAGGAGTCCGAGCATGACTGCCTCTTTAACCCTGCGCCCCACCCTCTATGAGGAAACCGTCCCCGGCGGTGGCCACACCTCGTTCGTGCTCAAGCGCGGCCAGCTACTGCGCCTCACCGATATCGAGGGCGGCGCCAACGTCAGCCTGTTGCTGTTCAACGCTACCGAGAAAAGCGAGCGCCTGAACCTGCCCGACACCCTCAAGGGCCAGCACACCGCCAAGCTCACCGCCGGCCACTGCCTGTACTCGGACATGGGCAAGGTGCTGGCGGCGATCACCGCCGACACCTGCGGCTGGCATGACAGCTTCGGCGGCGTGCTGAACGCCGAGGAAGTCGCCGAGAAGTACGGCCAGGGCCGCTACCAGGAACTGCGCAATGGCTTCTTCCGCAACGGCACCGACAACCTGCTGGTGGAAATGGGCAAGTGGAACCTGAACCTCCAGGATCTGCTGATGAACCTCAACCTGTTCAGCCGCGTCGACGTCGATGCCAACGGCGCCTTCCAGTTCCAGCCCGGCAACAGCCAGGCCGGTGACTACGTCGAGCTGTATGCGCCGATGGACACCCTGGTGGTGCTCACCGCCCTGCAGCACCCCATGGACCCCAACCCGCAATACGCGCCCAAGCCGGTGCAGCTCGCCTGGAGCAAGGTCGAGAGCGACGGCATCAGCGTGCTGTGCCGCACCTCGCTCCCGGAGAACGGCCGCGCCTTCCACAACACCGAACGCCAGTACATCTGAGGGTGCCGACATGAGCCTGACCGCAAGCAACCTGCATCCCGAAACTGCCGCCTTCCGCCACACCATTCCGGCGGGCGAGCCCTACCTGTTCGAGGTCAAGGCTGGCCAGACCCTGCGCCTGCATGACCTGGAAGGCAACCAGGCGATCGACACCCTGTTCTTCGCCGCCCGCAACCCGCGCGAGCGCTTCGACCCGCAGCGCACCCTGCGCAAGCAGAACAACGTCTACCTGACCACCGGCACGGTGCTCTACTCCAACCTCGGCAAGCCGCTGCTGACCATCGTCGCCGACACCTGCGGCCGCCACGACACCCTCGGCGGCGCCTGCGCCCAGGAGAGCAACACCGTGCGCTACGCCTTGGACAAGCGCTATATGCACAGCTGCCGCGACAACTTCCTGCGCGCCAGCCTGCACGACGGCCGCCTGGAGAAACGCGACATCGGTGCCAACATCAACTTCTTTATGAACGTGCCGGTCACGCCGGAAGGCGGCCTGACCTTCGAGGACGGCATCTCCGCACCCGGCAAATATGTGGAGCTGCGCGCCGAGACCGACGTGATCGTGCTGATTTCCAACTGCCCGCAGCTCAACAACCCCTGCAACGGCTGGAACCCGACCCCTGCCGAGGTGCTGGTATGGAACTGAGCCAACGCCTGCGCCGCTTCCTGCTGCTGATCTGCCAGAGCCGCTCCGGGCAATGCCTGGGCGCCAAGCAAAGCCGAGATACGGATCGGCCTGCCTAAACAGGCAATCAATCACGCCAATTTCAACCACGGACGGCCGTGGTGCTGACCCAATACCGGCGGGACGGCCCGCCTCCTTCGAGGATTCCTCGAATGTTTGAAAAACTCCTGATCGCCAACCGCGGCGCCATCGCCTGCCGCATCCTGCGCACACTGCGTGAGCTCGACGTCAAGGGCGTCACCGTCTACTCCGAAGCCGACGTGGCCAGCCTGCATGTCCAGCAAGCCGACGAGGCGTTCTCTCTCGGCGAGGGCCCGGCCGCGCAAACCTATCTGGTGGTCGACAAGATCCTCGCTGTCGCCCGGCAGACTGGCGCCAAAGCCATTCACCCCGGCTACGGCTTCCTTTCCGAAAACGCCGCCTTCGCCGAAGCCTGCGAAGCCGCCGGTATCGCCTTCGTCGGCCCGACGCCCGAGCAACTGCGCGTATTTGGCCTCAAGCACACCGCCCGCGCGCTGGCCAAGCAGCACGGCGTGCCGATGCTCGAAGGCACCGAGCTTTTGGAAAACATCGATGCTGCGCTGGTCGCCGGTGAGCAGGTCGGTTACCCGGTGATGCTGAAAAGCACCGCTGGCGGTGGCGGTATCGGCATGCGCGTGTGCCGCTCGGCTGCGGAACTCTCCGACGCCTTCGACGCGGTCAAGCGCCTGGGCCAGAACAACTTCAGCGACAGCGGCGTGTTCATCGAAAAGTACATTCAGCGCGCCCGCCACCTCGAAGTGCAGGTGTTCGGTGATGGCCAGGGCGAAGTGCTCGCCCTTGGCGTGCGCGACTGCTCGGTGCAGCGCCGCAACCAGAAGGTGCTGGAAGAAACCCCGGCGCCCAACCTGCCCGCCGGCATGAATGAGGCGCTGTGCGCCGCCGCGATCAAGCTGGCCAAGGCGGTCAATTACCGCAGCGCCGGTACCGTCGAGTTCGTCTACGACAGCGAGGCCGAGCGCTTCTATTTTCTGGAAGTGAACACCCGCCTGCAGGTCGAGCACGGCGTTACCGAACAGGTATGGGGCGTCGACCTGGTGCGCTGGATGATCGAGCTGGCGGCCGGCGATCTACCGCCGCTGGGCGAGCTGGGCAAAGCTCTCAAGCCATCCGGCCATGCCA is a genomic window containing:
- a CDS encoding putative urea ABC transporter substrate-binding protein, giving the protein MRKPRLFSVLAAGLVAVLTLNAQAAQKDSFSVCWTIYAGWMPWEYGDAQGIVDKWAKKYGISIDVVQVNDYVESINQYSAGQFDGCTMTNMDALTIPAAGGVDSTALIVGDFSNGNDGVVLKGEKKTLADLKGQNVNLVELSVSHYLLARGLEKAGLSERDLKVVNTSDADMVAAFATPDVTAVTTWNPLLAEIEATPGVTKVFDSSQIPGEIIDLMVLNNDTLKDNPALGKALTGAWYEIMATMADSGAAGKTAREHMAKASGTDLKNYEAQLATTNMFYSAKDAVAFTKSPRLPETMSKVAAFSFDHGLLGEGAQSADAIGMSFAGDVTTGDQGNLKLRFDPTYMQMAADGQL
- a CDS encoding ABC transporter permease gives rise to the protein MRLINRHPDRAGRLLLVLLPFALLLFAYFAGSAQRLADNPNDKLLPSASQMIAAVDRLAFTEDKRTGEYAFWQDTSSSLTRLGTGIGIAAVVGLCLGIAAGILPLFGAPLSPLLTVLSMVPPLAILPILFIVFGLGELSKVMLIVIGITPILARDLEQRAREIPQELLIKAQTLGASTWTLILRVVLPQLLPRLLIALRLVLGSAWLFLIAAEAIASTDGLGYRIFLVRRYMAMDVILPYVVWITLLAWLMDLGLRQLTRLCFPWYEGAKV
- a CDS encoding ABC transporter ATP-binding protein, translated to MTRKDRSAAGAFIEVKNVWQRYGDQTVLERLNLSITEGEFCTLVGASGCGKSTFLRLLLGQERPSKGEILLDGKPLAGEPDASRGVVFQRYSVFPHLSVLDNVAIGLELPRSALLGRLFGSAKRAAREQAAELLKKVGLGHALDKYPSQLSGGMQQRLAIAQALIMKPRVLLLDEPFGALDPGIRKDMHALLLELWRETGLTVFMVTHDLSEGFSLGTRLMVFDKTRIDPHAPNAFGARITYDIPLNEDRRTARAALDTLPPHVTGGLPTAQQGVRA
- a CDS encoding urea amidolyase associated protein UAAP1; the protein is MTASLTLRPTLYEETVPGGGHTSFVLKRGQLLRLTDIEGGANVSLLLFNATEKSERLNLPDTLKGQHTAKLTAGHCLYSDMGKVLAAITADTCGWHDSFGGVLNAEEVAEKYGQGRYQELRNGFFRNGTDNLLVEMGKWNLNLQDLLMNLNLFSRVDVDANGAFQFQPGNSQAGDYVELYAPMDTLVVLTALQHPMDPNPQYAPKPVQLAWSKVESDGISVLCRTSLPENGRAFHNTERQYI
- a CDS encoding urea amidolyase associated protein UAAP2, with the translated sequence MSLTASNLHPETAAFRHTIPAGEPYLFEVKAGQTLRLHDLEGNQAIDTLFFAARNPRERFDPQRTLRKQNNVYLTTGTVLYSNLGKPLLTIVADTCGRHDTLGGACAQESNTVRYALDKRYMHSCRDNFLRASLHDGRLEKRDIGANINFFMNVPVTPEGGLTFEDGISAPGKYVELRAETDVIVLISNCPQLNNPCNGWNPTPAEVLVWN